A genomic stretch from Salvelinus namaycush isolate Seneca chromosome 25, SaNama_1.0, whole genome shotgun sequence includes:
- the LOC120020707 gene encoding uncharacterized protein LOC120020707, with amino-acid sequence MLWLSSSPGLLSCESIIPSPLCQRHACRLSVLALALAGMYTTRLYSAVGGGGGKPGRRPGLGGGGLPMLENHPHHPLPPHQHPHHVPPPPPSYPPVYQGRPDPHRGPHFHSHHHHQQHYHPHPHLAPPPPPPLPPHPHYQTHAHLHHRGTVGAAGNNKKTWNFIHEKMSYDTFFTMKRLIERSRRADEVLRWVTQNPGKISHNHYPIALQKIGQLLQAGVGGGGGGRGGSEAALVPSPGVGGGERVANEGRQILEHQDFQTLCDSIVRDCAKFDNFSIVNCLYAVAALGLPSDSRVVQVLEAESQSRLGQFNQKDVSMVFSSSMKLHPSSQHPLTEACLAGLEKNLERERHPQTLFLLLSYYRLKWRLLQSSDAATAEIVANVPPNPEQLLANRKILRLVKHTLASVSGVRDQEMALLDEMLATCVREASNKSLEIIFSSHLFYQNRQERFVCSLAEELPKKVDSITPYTMALIAKYIARHRLRETRLLDTIADFLVKKGEYLDSKVIQKLVFPFSRMSYRPSNEVQFFSKLEVVLELKALSSPLATVNILMSLFQLGHFPGLVLHKVFSTAFISNVTNSPYALIVRRYLSLLDAAVELEYRDYTGPRLQDTHKVLMFDHALTADEVNRKYSYKGLVAEALRQLVGEHGYKQDEVLAPGYYTDFLLWIDGSGQVLPIQAGASQGVTHKAPEGSVAVTALTSDFQKFSPFAPLEEGVDQRPVGGDESVTLLPQHMQRGANPASVQRAAPNGGGPLDYNTYYTPADYYSSLAKEHSLESQDSSTLSSPPSDSLAQPMVSGVGGSTTAAPVSLFQFSIGKILEDEGGVPGPDCELPVFYEGLAGDVGPTSSLQLHPADRTDTERAVGDQRQVKRVVMSVNDKWHYCHNSEVLVGSRAMRDRHLLLLGYVILQLPYHELEKLNGIEEVKQYLHKKLLEVPL; translated from the exons ATGCTGTGGCTGTCCTCCAGCCCAGGCCTCCTGAGCTGCGAAAGCATAATCCCTTCGCCCCTCTGCCAGCGACACGCCTGCCGCCTTAGCGTCCTCGCACTCGCCCTCGCCGGCATGTACACTACCCGGCTGTACAGCGCAgtaggtggtggtggaggaaagCCTGGACGCCGGCCGGGCCTGGGGGGTGGAGGACTGCCCATGCTGGAGAACCACCCCCACCACCCTCTCCCACCACACCAACATCCCCACCACGTGCCCCCTCCACCTCCCAGCTACCCGCCTGTCTACCAGGGGCGCCCTGACCCTCACCGGGGGCCCCACTTCCAcagtcaccaccaccaccagcagcacTACCATCCCCACCCGCACCTGGCCCCTCCTCCGCCTCCACCCCTCCCCCCGCACCCCCACTACCAGACGCACGCCCACCTGCACCACCGCGGCACTGTTGGCGCCGCCGGCAACAACAAGAAGACGTGGAACTTCATCCATGAGAAGATGAGCTACGACACCTTCTTCACCATGAAGAGGCTGATCGAACGCTCGCGGAGAGCGGACGAGGTGCTGCGCTGGGTGACACAGAACCCAGGCAAGATTTCACACAACCATTACCCCATCGCCCTGCAGAAGATCGGCCAGCTACTACAGGCTGGggttggaggaggagggggcggCAGAGGTGGCTCGGAGGCAGCCCTGGTTCCCTCTCCCGGAGTCGGTGGAGGAGAAAGAGTGGCGAATGAAGGTCGACAGATCCTGGAGCACCAGGACTTCCAGACGCTGTGCGACTCCATTGTGAGGGACTGTGCCAAGTTTGACAACTTCAGCATCGTCAACTGCCTGTACGCTGTGGCAGCATTAG GCCTTCCCAGCGACTCGCGGGTGGTGCAGGTGCTGGAGGCTGAGTCCCAATCACGACTGGGCCAGTTTAACCAGAAGGACGTGTCCATGGTGTTCAGCTCCAGCATGAAGCTGCACCCCAGTAGCCAGCACCCGCTCACCGAGGCCTGCCTGGCGGGCTTGGAGAAGAACCTGGAGCGGGAGCGTCACCCGCAGACCCTCTTCCTGCTGCTCTCCTACTACCGCCTCAAGTGGCGCTTGCTGCAATCCAGCGACGCTGCAACGGCCGAGATCGTGGCCAATGTACCACCCAACCCGGAACAGCTCCTGGCCAACAG GAAGATCCTCCGACTGGTCAAGCACACACTGGCTAGCGTAAGTGGCGTGCGCGACCAGGAGATGGCGCTGCTGGACGAGATGCTGGCTACATGCGTACGTGAGGCTAGTAACAAGAGCCTGGAGATTATCTTCAGCTCCCACCTATTCTACCAGAACAGACAGGAGAGGTTTGTGTGCAGCCTGGCTG AGGAGCTGCCTAAAAAAGTGGACAGCATAACCCCATACACCATGGCCCTCATTGCCAAATACATCGCCCGCCACCGGCTCAGAGAGACTCGACTCCTCGACACCATCGCTGATTTCCTGGTCAAGAAGGGAGAATACCTGGATAGCAAG GTAATCCAAAAGCTTGTGTTCCCCTTCAGCCGGATGAGCTACCGCCCGTCCAACGAGGTCCAGTTCTTCTCCAAGCTGGAAGTGGTGCTGGAGCTAAAGGCCCTGAGCTCCCCGCTAGCCACAGTCAACATCCTCATGTCCCTGTTCCAGCTGGGCCACTTCCCTGGCCTGGTGCTGCACAAGGTCTTCTCCACCGCCTTCATCAGCAACGTCACCA ACAGTCCTTACGCTCTGATCGTGCGTCGCTACCTGTCTCTGTTGGACGCAGCGGTGGAGCTGGAATACAGGGACTACACCGGTCCACGGCTCCAGGACACGCACAAGGTGCTCATGTTTGACCACGCGCTGACCGCTGACGAGGTCAACCGCAAATACAG CTACAAGGGTCTTGTTGCTGAAGCCCTCAGACAGTTGGTTGGAGAGCATGGCTACAAACAAGACGAGGTTCTGGCCCCTGGTTATTACACAG ACTTCCTGCTGTGGATCGACGGTTCTGGCCAGGTTCTCCCTATCCAGGCAGGGGCCTCCCAAGGTGTTACCCACAAAGCCCCAGAGGGATCCGTGGCCGTGACAGCCCTCACCTCAGACTTTCAAAAGTTCTCCCCCTTCGCCCCACTAGAGGAAGGGGTGGACCAGCGACCCGTCGGAGGGGACGAGTCGGTAACCCTCCTGCCACAACACATGCAGCGTGGGGCAAACCCTGCCTCGGTCCAGAGGGCAGCCCCTAACGGCGGGGGCCCACTTGACTACAACACTTACTACACGCCTGCTGACTACTACTCCAGCCTGGCCAAGGAGCACTCTCTGGAGAGCCAGGACAGCTCCACGCTCAGCAGCCCTCCCTCTGACAGCCTGGCCCAGCCAATGGTCTCCGGGGTAGGAGGATCCACCACAGCTGCTCCTGTTTCTCTTTTCCAGTTCTCTATTGGGAAGATCCTGGAGGACGAGGGAGGGGTGCCAGGGCCCGACTGCGAGCTCCCTGTCTTCTATGAGGGGTTGGCCGGGGACGTGGGGCCCACCTCGTCACTTCAGCTGCACCCGGCCGATCGAACCGACACAGAGAGGGCAGTGGGGGACCAGCGGCAAGTTAAGAG AGTGGTCATGTCGGTGAATGACAAGTGGCACTACTGTCATAACTCTGAGGTGCTGGTGGGCTCCCGAGCCATGAGGGACCGTCATCTGTTGCTCCTGGGATACGTCATTCTGCAG CTGCCCTATCACGAGCTGGAGAAGCTGAATGGCATAGAGGAGGTGAAGCAGTACCTCCACAAAAAGCTCCTGGAGGTCCCCTTATGA